A window of Canis lupus baileyi chromosome 3, mCanLup2.hap1, whole genome shotgun sequence genomic DNA:
GGGAGTCCTAGACGCGCATGCGCGGCGCCACGGATTGGCTGAGGGAGGCACGGGCGGAACTATTGCCCCACCGCGGCAGTTTGAGGAGCCGACGGGGCGGGGCTCTGCGGAAACCGGAAGTATCTGGTGACGGGCCTCACGAGCAGTTCCGGTGAATCCGGGGGAAGGGTTCCCGCCTGCTTGGGGGAGTCAGGGATCCGGCTCTGGAGCCCCCGGAGTGTGGGGGTCTCGCATCGAGGCTTACACCCTCTGCCCTGCAGATGACCGTTCACAACCTGTACCTGTTTGACCGGAATGGAGTGTGTCTTCATTACAGCGAGTGGCACCGCAAGAAGCAAGCGGGGATCCCCAAAGAGGAGGTGACGGGAGGGCCCCGCGCAATCCGGGTGACCTCGCATCTCCAAATGCATatagccccagcccagcccttccTCTCCAAACCCCGTCTGGTTTCCAGCTCCATCCCGTCCCCTTCGACAACCCGAGCTaactctgcccctttccctctaGGAGTACAAGCTGATGTACGGGATGCTCTTCTCTATCCGCTCCTTTGTCAGCAAGATGTCCCCGCTAGACATGTACGCGGAGTCAGAGGGGATGTTGAGGGAAGGAGGGCTAGCCTTGGGaatttgggggttgggggagactGGAGTGGAAGAGACATTGGCACccaagagagggaaaggagacaaGAAAAGAGAGGCTGAGTCTGGAGCGAGAGCCCTGGAGCTGTGATGGGGAAGATCTGACGATAGAGAGGTTGGGTGCAGGGGACAAATTGAGGGGTGAAGATGGGAGGTGTCTTTACTAAATCAAGCTCCTAGGAATGATATGTTTAGGGAGTTGTCCTAGACAGGATCAGAAGTATCTCTTTGGAAGAGATTATGCTCCTGTTCCTTAATGTCCTCATCTCTGCAGGAAGGACGGCTTCCTGGCCTTCCAAACTAGCCGTTACAAACTCCATTACTACGAGACGCCCACTGGGATCAAGGTGGTCATGAATACTGACTTGGGTGTCGGACCCATCCGAGATGTGCTGCATCATATCTACAGCGCGGTCAGTGCCAGCCCCTGGGACCCTTCCTTCCCCTAACAGCTGTGGCCACTTAGAGCCTCAAGACTCCTTGAGCTTCCCAGCCTTAATCTTATCGTAGCTCTGTTGAAGCCAAGAGTTCTCCTCGGGACTCTTGAGGTCTTGAAACACCACCACTTTCTCCTTAGGGAGAGCTTGCCTCCCAGCCCGTGATCCTTGTGTATTTGCACACCCCTGAGGTTACGCTAGGTTTGGGGTTGAAAACAAGTGTCCAAAGCCTGGTTCTAACACCCTTCTTCTCCGTAGCTGTATGTGGAGCTGGTGGTGAAGAATCCTCTGTGCCCGCTGGGCCAAACTGTGCAAAGTGAGCTCTTCCGCTCCCGGCTGGACTCCTATGTCCgctctctgcctttcttctctgcCCGGGCTGGCTGAAGGAAGCATCCTACCTCACCCCTCAGGAGAATCCCTGTCTACCTGGGGCCATTCCTAACCTGTTTCATGTGAGGGCCCCCACTGcatgcccctccaccccctccagctCCCCAGCAGCCCTCCTGGGGCAATGGCCTACagcccactcaggtgccctcccCATCAGAGGAAGGAAGTGTACAGGAGTCCCTACACCTCCACACCAGGCCCTCTCCAGTTTTATCCCCTACCTGGTGCTGCAAAAGTACAGAATAAACTTTGTCACCCTCTGCAGCCTAAGTGTGTCACTTTGAGTGGTCGGTCGGGGTCCTGTCCCACTCACGAAGGCATGAACAAGGGTGGCCACATCCCCTGAGCCTGTAAAGAGGCTTTGTCCATGGGTTTCTCAACAGTGACAGATCTTACTCAACTCACAGTGGGGTACGTCCAGATAAACCCATCATTAATTGAAAATATAAGTcgaaaatgcatttaatgcacCTGCCAtaccaaacatcatagcttagcctttTAGTATGTGTGCTAGTATATGAGCACCATAGCTTagccttaaatgtgctcagaatacTAGTTATATTAATCTACAATTGGCCagaatcatctaacacaaagcctatttttataataaagtgttaaaTAGATCATGTGACttaatactgtactgaaagtaaaaaacaaaaaaccacacacagTATGGCTGTAACTGTATCAGTGGTTTACACTCAGCATCCCGTGGCTGACTGGGGGCTGAGACTCCCTGCCACTGCCCAGCGTCAGGAGGTATACAGTATATTGCTAGGCCAGGAAAGATCAAAATGCAAAGGTTTCTACTGAATGCCTATTGCTTTTGCACcatccaaaacaacaacaacaaaattgtaAATCAAACAGTAAGTAGGGACCCTCTGCATTGACATTTTGGGGGAGAGGGGCTGTCCTGCGTTTTGTCCTGGCTGCTGATAGCACATCCTTGCCCCCCAGTCCCAGTcctgacaatcaaaaatgtcgcCAGACCCTGCCACATGACCCCTAGGGGACAAAATCGCCCGGGACTGAAAACCACCGTGCTGGAGGAAGGCCGACCTGCTGCGGGTCCCAGGGGGGTGGGATTCTGCCCTCTAGGCTTCTCCTAGCGCACAGAATATTCAAGCTGCAGAGCCTTCGAAGGCGGGGCTTATGCAGATAAGCGGGAGGCTTGGCTGAGAGGTGGGTTTAGCAGATGAGGGGGCGGTGCCTACATGTTGATGATCTGGGCCGGCTGCCGCCGCTGCTGGGAGCCTAGCGGTCCCGCTGCGGTCTGGACAGAAGTGGCACCTCTCTTCCACCACCGCCCCTCGTCCCCGGGTCCCTATCCTCCGAGGACCGCCCTCGACCTTCACCTTCACTTATTTTCCCGTCCTCCTCCCCGCGCCAGGGACCCCGTATCCGAATATCTGCACTCGTGCCGCCCCCCGCGTTCCTCCCCTCCCGCCGCAACCCCGCGACCTCCAGCAGCCCGCCCCCGCGGGCCCGATCCTGCCCCGCGGCTCCCGCCGCATCCCGCTCAGCCCTCCCGCTCTCCCGGGGCTTGCGCCACTACACCCCCCGCCGTCCGCACCGGGGTTTCCTCGTTCCCAGCTCCTCCCGCCCCCTTAGAGCCCCCTCCCTCGCCCTGGCCAGCTGACATGCAGGTGTCTATCGCGTGTACCGAGCAGAACCTTCGCAGCCGGAGCAGTGAGGACCGTCTGTGTGGACCCCggccgggccccgggggcggTAATGGCGGGCCGGTCGGCGGGGGGCATGGGAATCCTCCGGGGGGAGGAGGGTCGGGCCCCAAGGCCCGGGCCGCACTGGTCCCCCGACCCCCAGCGCCCGCTGGGGCCCTCCGAGAGAGCACCGGCCGAGGCACTGGCATGAAATACAGGTATGGGGGTGACCGAGCAACCCACCCCAGCTGCTCCCCTTTCCTGACCCCTGAGGCTTCCTGGGATGCCGCCAGGACCCCCTCCATCTGCGTCCCAGCTCATTCTATCTCTTCTTCCCATCACCGGGGGACTCCCTTACTTATTCCCTCTCTTTGTCTCGGTGGATACCCCTGACTAGGAGAAAATCAACTTTACCAAGGTTGACTGGTTCTGTCAGAGAGCCGGGGGATGCTCCTGAGCTTACCTCCTTATCCCCAGGAGGGCCAGGGATGCACAGATCTCCAGGCTGGGCCCCTTCTGGGATGGAGTGTCCTTGGGTCGGTGTcctgggaagaggcagggaggaaaCAGCTTCTCACTCTGGCCTGCTTGGGATACCTGACCCAGATACTGCCCTCACCTGCCCCAAGGGCCAGGTCTCCTGGGACCTTTCTTGGTCGGGAGGGGAAGGGGGCTCTTGGAACATTAGACTCCATCTCTCAACCCCATGCTGAGGGACAGAGGCCTGGCGGAGAAGGTGGACTGAACTGTAATCGACTTTCTTAGAACCACTGGGCTCTCGGACTTGcataagggagggagggaggggctcctGCTTGGGAGTGAGCAGAGGTCACTGATCTGACCTGACTCTGCCCCTTGAGAAATTAGATCTCCTTCATGTGTTGGCTCTGATTGAGAAACTGAGCCAACTCCCTCGGTGAGGAAgcctggggaagagggaggaggctcTCTGGGTCAGAGACAGACTCCACAAGCCCGCAGGAGTGGAGGGAgtagacagaggaagagggagaactgGCCTTTCCCAACCCCAAACTCCACACACCCCAGAGGTGACTCAAACACAGACGAGACCCCACCAAAAGAAACCTGAGCCAGGTAGCACACCATCAATGTGATAGGAGGGAACAGAAGCGCTGGACATGGGCTCCAGagtcatttactcattcatttgcaCTATGGGCATAGCAATGACCAACTTGGGAGGCCCACGGGGTCTAGTTCCTTTGGACTGAGATACCAGAGGGCTTCTGATTCTGGAAGGAGTGGAGCTGGGGGCTGATAATCTCTGTCCTTAATGGAGGCTCCACCGTTTCCTGCTGCTTCTGTATCCTGCAGGAACCTAGGAAAGTCTGGTCTTCGAGTATCCTGTCTTGGCCTAGGTAAGTTAGAAAGCAGAGGAATTGGGGGCTTGTGTGGcttgtgtcccccccccccccccatggtcACATGCCTGGTTTCTTTCTCCCTTGCAGGCACCTGGGTCACATTTGGTTCTCAAATCTCAGATGAGGTATAAGTGATGGGACCTAGAAGCAGGGTGAGGGGGTATGAGGGAACCAGAGAAGAGGGAAGTGGATTTGGAGACACGTTTGCACAAGGCACAGAGAATGGGGGGCCTGAGGCtggtgggtgggggaaagggatAATGTAGAGGTCAAGGCCAAAGTGCAGTGGGGCTGGAGTGCAGAGGGAGATCCCTGAGGGTCAGTGGCTGATCTTCATCTATTTCTGTCACCTCCCTAGACAGCAGAGGACGTGCTGACGGTGGCCTATGAGCATGGTGTAAACCTGTTTGACACGGCTGAAGTGTATGCAGCGGGGAAGTAAGGACCAGGGTGAAAGAGCCAAGTCACATTTGGAAAGCTTCTTATTTTCCCTCTAGAGAACCCTGGGAACTCTGGGAACACCAAGTTCTGACCCTTCAGCTGATAGGCCCCCAAGGCACTCTAGGAATTGTAAACCCAACATTGGTCCCTCTTCAGTTTAGAGGACAAAGAGCATTCTGTGcagtcaaaataaaataaagccaacaAATATATCCTGGGCATCAGTGATGTGCCACAATGTAAAGATTCCAAAGCTGAATTTTCAAACTTTGCATACCTACGGCTTCACACTGGGTACTCCCAAACCCAGCCAAAACCTAGGATGACCTTTCCCTGCTGCTTCTCCATCTGGCAAACTCTTCTGCTCATCTTCAACACTTGGCCCAATGTCagctcctccaagaagcctttgCCCAGCTCCCCAAATTGGTCATCACCCACCTCAGCTCCTAAAGCATTTTACACTGCCCTCTGACACACCATCTGCCAATGATGGCTAATGTTGATTGGCTAATGTAGCCATGTTTGCTGCTCAACTGGGAGGGTCCTCCTTCCACAGAACTTGTCTTGCTCTTCCCCATGTCACCTAAGTACCTACACAGAGCGGAGCACAGAGCAGGCACTGCTTGTGGGATGACAACACgccgcccacacacacacaccccaagctCATAGTTGAAGTGGTTAAACAAACTGAAAACACAGGGAGATAGGTTAAGTAATAGGAAACCTTCAGTGACTGTCCACCATAACAACCTGAGACCTGTCACATGTTAGCTCCTAAGTGCCAAAAAATTTGAGCCCATAGCAGCTATGCAAGGTGATGA
This region includes:
- the TRAPPC1 gene encoding trafficking protein particle complex subunit 1 encodes the protein MTVHNLYLFDRNGVCLHYSEWHRKKQAGIPKEEEYKLMYGMLFSIRSFVSKMSPLDMKDGFLAFQTSRYKLHYYETPTGIKVVMNTDLGVGPIRDVLHHIYSALYVELVVKNPLCPLGQTVQSELFRSRLDSYVRSLPFFSARAG